DNA from Thermostichus vulcanus str. 'Rupite':
ATCGCTGTGCCACTGGGCCAAAGCCTGGCGCATTTCCTTGCATTCACGGGAGCCTGCAGCATCTTCCAGGCCAAAGCGAAACCACTCTTCCAAAACCCGCAGTCCTTCACGGGCACGGTCCAGGTTGGCATCGAGAATACGGGCGACGGCCTGAGGTTTCATATTTCCCTTGACGTGGGGAAAGCTACCTTCACTGTAAATCGGAATGGTTATCCTGACTGTCTGTGGAGGTGAGGGAGGGAGCTTGTGGCTGTTGCCACAGCGCATTGAGAAACGCCTGCTCTAGGGTATGACCCCAGGCAAATTCTCGTGGGTTAGGCTGTTCTGGCAGGTAGGCCCAGGCATAACGCTCACAATCGGGAAAATAGCGAATTTCCCACCAAGTTCCCCCCACCGGCACATCTTTCACCGCCCGCAAAAAAGGACCGCGATGGCGGGTGAGGCGCTCTTCGACAAAATAGGGGCCTTCTAGCTGGAGGGTTTCTACGGCTGCGATGAACTCGGCCCGTTGTCGCTCATTTCGGATCATCTCCTCGGTTCCGCTCTCGAATTGGCTCTATTTTAGGGGGAGATTTCGGGTGTGCTGTGGGATCCCTCTCAATTCAGTCTCAATCCCGGCGAGATCCGCCGCGGGTGCTTTGCCTGAGCAATGGACATGGGGAAGATGAGGTGGCCAGTCGCATTGCGGTTGCGCTTGTGCAACGCGGGATCCAGGTGCGGGCTTTGCCGATTGTGGGGGAAGGGAAAGCTTATGTGCGCCAAGGGATCCCGATCTTGGTTACCCCTCAGGTGATGCCGTCGGGGGGCTTCATTTACCAGGATTGGCGACAGCTGTGGCGGGATGTGCGGGGCGGGTTGCTGGGGTTGACGGGTCGGCAACTGGCTGTGATCCGCCAGGAAGCGGCCCAGACGGATCTCGTGCTGGCGGTGGGGGATATTGTGCCGCTGCTGATGGCCTGGTGGAGCGGGATCCCCTATGGGTTTGTGGGTACAGCCAAGTCCGATTACTACTGGCGCGATGAACAAGGGCCCTACCGGCGCGCCTGGATCCCTTGGGGGGAACCCATCTCCGATTATTTGCCCTGGGAACGCTGGTTGATGGGGCACAAACGCTGTCGCGGAGCTTTTTTGCGGGATGAACTGACGGCCACCGCCCTATCCAAACGGGGCTTGAGAACCTTTTACCTGGGCAACCCGATGATGGATGGGCTGGAGGCGCAAAGGGACCTGCCCCTGGATCCACACCGACCGGCATTGTTGCTGTTGCCGGGATCCCGTCCGCCGGAAGCCTATCGCAACTGGGCCTTGATGATGCAGGTGGTGCAAGGGATCCCAGCGGAGATTCAAGTTTACGCCGCCCTCAGTCCGAATTTGGATCCGGCCCAACTCCAGGAGCGGATCCCGGCTGAGCGTAGAGATCTACCCCTGATCTGGGGAGACTTTGGCACCTGTGTACAACGGGCCACTGTGGTACTGGCCATGGCAGGAACGGCCACCGAACAGTGTGTGGGTTTGGGCAAACCGGTGATCACCTTGCCGGGAGAGGGGCCACAATTTACCCCTCGCTTTGCAGAAGCCCAAACTCGTCTGCTGGGATCCGCTGTCCAGCTCACGTCTGTCGAGCACGCCCCCAGGCTACTTCATCAGATTCTGGAGCGCCTGGCCACCGATCCAACCTACACCGCCCAACTGCAAGCCCATGGGCACCAACGGATGGGATCGCCGGGAGCAACCCAGCGCATTGCAGCTCAAATACAAACCTGGCTGAACTTTGGGGGATCCGACGCGATTTTGCGGCCAACTGGACAAGGTATATAGTGATTAAAAAATCCTTAATAAGCGGATGTCAAACCTTATTTTGTTGGAGAGCAGTTGGTGGATTCCTTTCTATGGACTGGCGGGGGCCGCTTTGGCTCTGCCCTGGGCCACAGGATGGGTGAAGCGCAGTGGCCCTCGTCCAGCAGCTTACCTCAATATTTTGTTGACTTTGGTGGCTCTTGTCCACGGCCTGTGGGTGCTGCGGCAGGTGTGGGGTCATGCCCCTTACATTGTGGACTACCCCTGGTTTCGGGTGGCGGATCTGGATTTGTTCCTGTCTCTGGAGATTTCTCCCCTCACCATGGGGGCAGTGGTCTGGATTAGCGGTCTCAGTTTGTTAGCGCAAATCTACGCGCTCGGCTACTTGGATAAAGACTGGGGCTTGGGCCGTTTTTCCGCGTTGATGGGCTTTTTTGAGGGGGCGCTCACCGGCATTGCCATGAGCGATTCGCTGTTTTTGAGCTACGCCTTGCTGGAGATGCTCACCCTCTCCACCTATCTGCTAGTGGGCTTCTGGTATGCTCAGCCTCTGGTGGTGACAGCGGCACGGGATGCCTTTTTAACCAAGCGGGTGGGGGATCTGCTGCTGCTGATGGGGGTGGTGACGGTTTCCAACTTCTCAGGGACTTTGACATTTTCCGGCCTGCGGGATTGGGCGGCGACGGCCAGTTTGGATCCCACCTGGGCGGCCTTGATGGGGTTGGCCTTGATGGCAGGGCCACTGGGCAAATGTGCCCAGTTTCCGCTGCACCTGTGGTTGGATGAAGCGATGGAAGGGCCTAACCCGGCCTCGATTATGCGCAACTCAGTGGTGGTAGCCTGCGGGGCCTTTGTGCTGATTAAGCTGCAACCGCTTTTGGCCCTCTCCCCGATCACAGATGGTTTTTTGGTTACCATCGGCACGATCACCGCCATTGGCGGATCCCTGGTGGCGCTGGCCCAAATCGATATCAAGCGAACCTTCTCCTATTCCACCAGTGCCTATTTGGGATTGGTCTTTGTGGCAGTGGGGATGCAGCAACCGGATTTGGCGCTGGAGCTATTGCTGATGCACGGTCTGGCCAAGGCATTGCTGTTTACGGGGGTGGGATCCATTATCTACACCACTGCTACCCAGAACCTGACGGAATTGGGGGGCTTGCGCAGTCGCATGCCGGCTACTGTAACCGCTTTTGCCGTGGGATCCCTGGGGATGGTGGCGCTGTTGCCGCTGGGGTGCTTTTGGACCATGGCTCGCCTAGCCTTGGTGTATAGCGTTTTGCAACCGGCGCTGGTGGGGGTGTTGTTGCTGGTGAATGGCTTGACCACTCTGAACCTGATGCGGGTGTTTGGGTTGGTATTTCAGGGATCCCCGCAACCGAAAACCCGGCGGGCACCGGAGGTGGGCTGGCTGATGGCCCTGCCGATGGGGATCCTAGCGGTACAAACCCTGCTCATGCCCTGGTTGTTCTGGCATTGGCAGCTTTATCCGGCTTGGATCCCGGAGCTGAAGCTGATGGCGGTGTTGCTGGTGGTTTCCGGGGCCTTGGGGGCCGGCCTTGGGGGCTGGCTCTACTGGGGGGGTAAACGGATGTTGCGCTTACCTTGGCCGGAGCTACAAAATCTGCTGGCCTATGACTTCTATACGGGGCAACTGTATCAATCTTTGGTGGTGCAACCGATCAGCAGCCTGTCGCGGGGGCTGGAGTGGCTGGATCGCCACTGGGTGGATGGGTTGGTGAATGGGGTTGGGCTAGCTTTTTTGTTCAGCGGCGAAACCTTGAAATACACCTTATCGGGGCGGATGCAACTGTACGTGTTGCTGATCCTAATTGGGGTCGTGGTGGTGGTGGCCTGGTTAATGCGCTCACCGCTACCGGGATTGGTTTAACGGGTGAGAACCAGGATGTGGGCTCATTGGGTTGGGTTTTGTTACCCCGTTGCGGAGCGACTTAGGCTGAAAGTGGTCAAGGGAACTTTGCTGAATGGTTGCAGGGGCTTTTACAAGAGTGGGGCCAATTAGGTAAGGATGTTCACTTGGGATCCAAATCGGGATCACATGGGATCACAACGGTTGGGTTTTGCAATGGTTTGCAATTGCTAGAGGTTTGAGGGTGAGCGTGCGAGCAGCTGGGAGAGAGAAATGTTAAGCCTACTGATTGGGATCCCATTGCTGGGGGCCGCCGTGATTGGGTTGATCCCCGAACGAGGGAATAAGCAGGTGCATCGAACCTTAGCCCTGATCTTTGGGCTAATCCTCTTGGGCCTGAGTTTAGGCTTGCTGTTGAACTTTGATCCCCATCTGGGCTCTTTACAACTGACGGAGACCGTGGCTTGGATCCCGCAGTTGGGTTTGATTTACGAATTGGGGGTGGATGGTCTTTCCCTGCCCTTGGTGGTCTTGAATGGTTTGCTGATGTTCATTGCCATTTGGGCCAGTGGCCAAGTGGAGCGGCCCCGTCTGTATTACAGCCTGTTGTTGATGTTGGCAGCAGCGGTGGCAGGGGCTTTCTTGGCGCAAAACTTGCTGCTGTTTTTCCTGTTTTATGAGGTCGAGCTAATTCCGCTGTACTTGCTAATTGCCATTTGGGGCGGGCCACGCCGTACCTATGCCGCCACCAAGTTTCTGGTGTACACGGCTCTGTCCGGGATCCTGCTTTTGATCGGCTTCTTTGGACTCAGTTGGCTGAGTGATACCAACAGCTTCACCTACACGGTGTTGCAGGCTCATCCTTTGCCCTTGCTGCAGCAGAGCCTATTGTTAATCCCGATTTTGGTGGGATTGGCCATTAAGATCCCGTTGGTCCCCTTTCATACCTGGCTGCCGGATGCTCACGTGGAAGCGTCCACCCCCATCTCGGTGCTCTTGGCGGGATTGCTGCTGAAATTGGGCACCTATGGTCTGTTGCGGTTTGGTTTGCAACTGTTGCCGGATGCTTGGGAACAAGCGGGGCCGTGGTTGGCGGGTTGGGCAGTGGTGAACGTGCTGTATGGCTCCTTGAATGCCCTAGTGCAGCAGGATATGAAGAAGTTGGTGGCCTACAGTTCAATCGCCCACATGGGCTACATTTTATTGGCGGCGGCGGCGGCCACTCCTTTGTCTTTGGTGGGATCCATCTTTCAAATGATCAGCCACGGCTTAATTTCGGCGCTGCTCTTTTTGCTGGTGGGGGCAGTTTACACCAACACAGGTACACGGGATCTAAAGCTGCTAGAGGGGTTGCTGAATCCCGAGCGGGGCTTACCCTTGATTGGCAGTTTGATGGTGTTGGGGGTAATGGCCAGTGGGGGTACGCCGGGCATGGTGGGTTTTATCGCTGAATTTGTTGTCTTTCGCGGCAGCTTTCCGATGTTTCCGCTGCAGACCTTACTGTGCATGATCGGGACGGGCTTGACGGCAGCCTATTTCCTGTTGATGGTGAACCGCGCCTTTTTTGGCCGCTTGTCGGAGGTGGCTATTGCAATGCCCCGCCGCCGCGTGGGAGAACGGTTGCCTGCCGCAGTCTTGGCGGTGCTCGTGGTGCTCTTGGGCCTACAACCGGCTTGGGTGACGGGATGGGTGGAACCCACAACCGCTCATCTGTTGCACCCACCAGCAATAGCTACTGCACCCGTTACGGCTGCAGAGGGTCCCTTGTCCCTGCTGTAAATCCGGTGTTCATCTCACCCTCTCACTGTTGATCCTGACCCTTCCTCCTCCTATGGCTTCCACTCTCCCTCGTGATGGCGCTGCTCTTTCTCCCTCCTGTTTTCTCCTGGTGGGCCTGGATCCCCTAGATCAGGTGCGGATTAGCCCGATTCTGCAACGGTTGGAGGCGGGTGGGGCTCTTTTACCGGATTCGCGGATTAACCGTCTGGAGGTGATCGGGATCCTGCACAGCTATGGGGAGGTATTGGATGCCTATTCCCGCAATTTGATCTTTATTGCCGACC
Protein-coding regions in this window:
- a CDS encoding NADH-quinone oxidoreductase subunit M, whose translation is MLSLLIGIPLLGAAVIGLIPERGNKQVHRTLALIFGLILLGLSLGLLLNFDPHLGSLQLTETVAWIPQLGLIYELGVDGLSLPLVVLNGLLMFIAIWASGQVERPRLYYSLLLMLAAAVAGAFLAQNLLLFFLFYEVELIPLYLLIAIWGGPRRTYAATKFLVYTALSGILLLIGFFGLSWLSDTNSFTYTVLQAHPLPLLQQSLLLIPILVGLAIKIPLVPFHTWLPDAHVEASTPISVLLAGLLLKLGTYGLLRFGLQLLPDAWEQAGPWLAGWAVVNVLYGSLNALVQQDMKKLVAYSSIAHMGYILLAAAAATPLSLVGSIFQMISHGLISALLFLLVGAVYTNTGTRDLKLLEGLLNPERGLPLIGSLMVLGVMASGGTPGMVGFIAEFVVFRGSFPMFPLQTLLCMIGTGLTAAYFLLMVNRAFFGRLSEVAIAMPRRRVGERLPAAVLAVLVVLLGLQPAWVTGWVEPTTAHLLHPPAIATAPVTAAEGPLSLL
- a CDS encoding NAD(P)H-quinone oxidoreductase subunit F, whose amino-acid sequence is MSNLILLESSWWIPFYGLAGAALALPWATGWVKRSGPRPAAYLNILLTLVALVHGLWVLRQVWGHAPYIVDYPWFRVADLDLFLSLEISPLTMGAVVWISGLSLLAQIYALGYLDKDWGLGRFSALMGFFEGALTGIAMSDSLFLSYALLEMLTLSTYLLVGFWYAQPLVVTAARDAFLTKRVGDLLLLMGVVTVSNFSGTLTFSGLRDWAATASLDPTWAALMGLALMAGPLGKCAQFPLHLWLDEAMEGPNPASIMRNSVVVACGAFVLIKLQPLLALSPITDGFLVTIGTITAIGGSLVALAQIDIKRTFSYSTSAYLGLVFVAVGMQQPDLALELLLMHGLAKALLFTGVGSIIYTTATQNLTELGGLRSRMPATVTAFAVGSLGMVALLPLGCFWTMARLALVYSVLQPALVGVLLLVNGLTTLNLMRVFGLVFQGSPQPKTRRAPEVGWLMALPMGILAVQTLLMPWLFWHWQLYPAWIPELKLMAVLLVVSGALGAGLGGWLYWGGKRMLRLPWPELQNLLAYDFYTGQLYQSLVVQPISSLSRGLEWLDRHWVDGLVNGVGLAFLFSGETLKYTLSGRMQLYVLLILIGVVVVVAWLMRSPLPGLV
- a CDS encoding lipid-A-disaccharide synthase-related protein; its protein translation is MGSLSIQSQSRRDPPRVLCLSNGHGEDEVASRIAVALVQRGIQVRALPIVGEGKAYVRQGIPILVTPQVMPSGGFIYQDWRQLWRDVRGGLLGLTGRQLAVIRQEAAQTDLVLAVGDIVPLLMAWWSGIPYGFVGTAKSDYYWRDEQGPYRRAWIPWGEPISDYLPWERWLMGHKRCRGAFLRDELTATALSKRGLRTFYLGNPMMDGLEAQRDLPLDPHRPALLLLPGSRPPEAYRNWALMMQVVQGIPAEIQVYAALSPNLDPAQLQERIPAERRDLPLIWGDFGTCVQRATVVLAMAGTATEQCVGLGKPVITLPGEGPQFTPRFAEAQTRLLGSAVQLTSVEHAPRLLHQILERLATDPTYTAQLQAHGHQRMGSPGATQRIAAQIQTWLNFGGSDAILRPTGQGI